In Bryobacteraceae bacterium, the following proteins share a genomic window:
- a CDS encoding molybdopterin-dependent oxidoreductase, whose product MNAPLTLDRREWLGLMTAAPFFKPAQALAADDIRTVSTACGICSPGCGIQATIRNGAVSFLQGLPGDTVGQGKLCGKGAAGAGFLYDPDRLKYPMKRTNAKKGVDEDPGWVRITWQEALDTIAMRFGDALKQFGAESLLFVTLPSPDVWARFMNSIGVVNRVDHIDECFLSDRIIQRYTTGGKTWGNDFENSKFILLFGWDILTKTKVPYSQGIVAARDNGAKIVSFNPEYSTMSRFADEWHPIKPGTDLAVALAIINVLLADNIHNKEFVDRYTNFAEHEAKIRAHFQEYTPEWAETISEVPAADIRRIAREFAANGPAIVPAHKKTLCANYQNASQLVHAISILNILAGSVDRPGGRYFPRTVSVPGADAIYPPPAYPAKRGRYVDGKDKLPFVLEDGSGMFSTLADGILNQYPGMIQCCFFNAYTVLGFPNPPQMFKALQTIPFTVVMDFLPTDTTSFADIVLPSAMYLESNDLAVREYVSKYPQVVARQALAPPIFEAKGAGYVALELGKRMAPDYFKKSDGSFFNLNELLDEKTRRAGLGDTFADFVGKGGVYTREAAFAPRETFATKNGNGKCQIFVPDFESKGADPLPRWRPRRDEVSAEYPIYYLTFIPGIHKRNTTENNRILNEMMGTNQALMNPALAAKLGVREGQRVRITSRVGSIELPAHLTETLRADAVMVAHGFGHRSRLLTAAAGKGVRDGDVIAGQSAQDLVDSGNYAGAACIMDAAVKVEAL is encoded by the coding sequence ACCATCCGCAACGGCGCCGTCAGTTTCCTCCAGGGCCTGCCCGGCGATACCGTCGGCCAGGGCAAACTCTGCGGCAAGGGCGCCGCCGGCGCGGGGTTCCTCTACGATCCGGATCGTTTGAAGTACCCGATGAAACGCACCAACGCGAAGAAGGGAGTGGACGAGGATCCCGGCTGGGTGCGCATCACCTGGCAGGAAGCGCTCGATACGATCGCGATGCGTTTCGGCGATGCGCTGAAGCAGTTCGGAGCGGAGTCTCTCCTGTTCGTCACGCTGCCTTCTCCCGACGTATGGGCGCGTTTCATGAATTCGATCGGGGTGGTGAACCGGGTGGATCACATCGACGAATGCTTCCTCTCGGACCGCATCATCCAGCGCTACACCACCGGCGGGAAGACCTGGGGCAACGACTTCGAGAACTCCAAGTTCATCCTCCTGTTCGGTTGGGACATCCTAACGAAGACGAAAGTTCCGTACTCGCAAGGCATCGTCGCCGCGCGAGACAACGGCGCCAAAATCGTCAGCTTCAATCCGGAATACTCGACGATGTCGCGCTTCGCCGACGAGTGGCATCCGATCAAACCGGGCACGGACCTGGCGGTGGCGCTTGCCATCATCAACGTCCTGCTCGCCGACAACATCCATAACAAGGAATTCGTCGACAGGTACACGAACTTCGCCGAGCATGAGGCGAAGATCCGCGCACATTTCCAGGAATACACACCGGAGTGGGCGGAGACGATCAGCGAGGTTCCGGCGGCCGACATCCGGCGGATCGCCCGGGAGTTCGCCGCCAACGGACCTGCCATTGTCCCGGCGCATAAGAAGACGCTATGCGCCAACTATCAGAACGCGTCGCAACTGGTGCACGCGATCTCGATCCTCAATATCCTGGCCGGCAGCGTGGACCGGCCGGGCGGGCGCTATTTCCCGCGCACCGTCTCCGTCCCCGGAGCCGACGCCATCTATCCGCCGCCGGCCTACCCGGCCAAGCGCGGCCGCTATGTCGATGGCAAAGACAAGCTGCCCTTCGTTCTCGAGGACGGCAGCGGCATGTTCTCCACCCTGGCCGACGGCATTCTCAACCAGTATCCGGGCATGATCCAGTGCTGCTTCTTCAACGCTTACACGGTGCTGGGGTTCCCCAACCCGCCGCAAATGTTCAAGGCGCTCCAAACCATCCCGTTCACGGTGGTGATGGACTTCCTGCCGACCGACACCACCAGCTTCGCCGACATCGTGCTGCCGTCGGCGATGTATCTCGAATCGAACGACCTCGCGGTGCGGGAGTACGTTTCGAAGTATCCGCAGGTAGTGGCCCGGCAGGCGCTGGCGCCTCCGATCTTCGAGGCCAAAGGCGCGGGCTACGTCGCGCTTGAACTGGGAAAACGCATGGCTCCGGACTACTTCAAGAAGTCCGACGGCAGCTTTTTCAACCTGAACGAACTGCTCGACGAGAAGACCAGGCGCGCCGGCCTGGGCGACACGTTCGCCGACTTCGTCGGCAAGGGCGGCGTCTACACGAGGGAAGCGGCGTTCGCGCCACGCGAAACCTTCGCCACCAAGAACGGCAACGGCAAGTGTCAGATCTTCGTCCCGGACTTCGAATCCAAGGGCGCAGATCCGCTGCCAAGGTGGCGGCCACGGCGCGACGAAGTGTCGGCCGAGTATCCGATCTACTACCTCACGTTCATCCCCGGCATCCACAAGCGAAACACCACGGAGAACAATCGGATTCTCAACGAAATGATGGGCACGAACCAGGCGTTGATGAACCCGGCGCTGGCTGCGAAGCTGGGCGTCAGGGAGGGCCAACGCGTGCGGATCACCTCGCGCGTGGGGAGCATCGAGCTTCCGGCGCACCTTACCGAAACGCTGCGTGCGGACGCGGTGATGGTTGCGCACGGCTTCGGCCACCGTTCGCGGCTGCTGACGGCCGCGGCGGGCAAGGGCGTGCGCGACGGCGATGTGATCGCCGGCCAATCGGCGCAGGATCTCGTCGACTCCGGCAACTACGCCGGAGCGGCCTGCATCATGGACGCGGCGGTGAAGGTGGAGGCGCTGTGA